The Calothrix sp. PCC 7507 DNA segment ACCAGCACCTCTAGATACTTTAATTCCGGTATCTAATAAAAAACCTAACTTAAGTAAACGCGATCGAAAATTAGAATAATCAGAGAAATTCTCTCCTAAAACAGTAGTGTATAACTGATATAAATCATTCAAGGTAAATGTTTCTGGCAAAACTTCAAAAGCCACCGGACTATACTCCAACTTATTTCGCAAACGTCTGTGTCCATAAGCCAGAACTTCGTGGTGATCAAAAGCTAATTGGGGCACCTCTTTGACTGGATACCAAGCTATACCTGTCACGCCATTAGCAATTAATTCTGCTTCTTCAAATCTGACCAAAGCAAAGTAACTCACTGAGAGATAACGCACACCATAACTATCAGTTGCTTCTCGTGGGTCACGTTTAGGTCCACCAAAGGTATACAATTGTTCTAAGTAGAGATTGTTGACCCGAATTTTCTCTGCCATAATGCGATAAGCGGCATCTTCTAAAGACTCACCTTGACGCACCAAAGTACCGGGAAGACTCCAGTGATTTAAAAATGGTTCCTGCTGTCGCATGACTAAAAGAACTAGCAGTCGATTTTGCGCTGTATCTACAGAGAAAATTACATTATCAACACCCACCTTAAAATCAGCCAAAGGTTGTTGATCTAGCGGAGTTGGAATTTTTTTGTGGTGATGTCCTGGCATTTGTACAAATGCTCTTGATGAATATAGGCAACTATAGGTGGAGTCAAGGCTTCAGCATTTCCATGTTCACGATATGCTGTTGAGGAAATATCAAGACCAGTCAAGCTGGCGATCGCAATCTTTCCTCCCAAATTTTGCACTCCCTCCAAACTAGACTCATCTATCGCATATCCCGGTCGCGGCACTACTAGTAATTGCACTTGGCGTAATAAATCTTCAACTTGATACCAACGGGGTAACTGACCCAATAAATCTGAACCAATCACCAAGGTATACTCAGTATCTTCTCCCCAACGTGCTTGAGCTTTTTCTATCGTCTCCAATGTTCTGAAGCTACTCAATTCTTGTTCCAAAGCCACATTTTGTTGTGGTGCATCGATATCCGCAATCAACAACCGCAACATCGCCGCCCGATGTTCTAAAGGCGTTTGATGAGACTTAAAAGGATTATCCGCTGCCCAAACTGCCACCCAATCATAACGCTCAGACAACCATTTCAGAATCACCTGATGTCCAGCAGTTGGTGGATCGGCACTAGTACCAAACAAAGCAATTCTCATAAGTAGGGATTGGGGATTGGGGATTGGGGATTGGGGATTGGGGATTGGGGACTGGGGATTGGGGACTGGGGATTGGGGACTGGGGATTGGGGACTGGGGATTGGGGACTGGGGACTGGGTATTGGGTATTGGGGATTGGGTATTGGGTATTGGGTATTGGGTATTATTCTCCCCCTGCTCCCCTGCTCCCCTGCTTCCCTGCTCCCCTGCCCCCTGCCCCCTGCCTTATCGTGTCATCAACTAACTGTTGCAGACACGTAGAAATATCCACCTGTACAGAAACAGGATGATCCAAGCGCCTTGTTTCTGCTGGTAGACTGGCAACAGCAGCGGCAGTACGTTGGCGAATTGTGTCCAAGGTGTCTGGTGGTTGCATCCGTTCACCTTCCTTTACCACCAACTGCAATAA contains these protein-coding regions:
- a CDS encoding NUDIX domain-containing protein — translated: MPGHHHKKIPTPLDQQPLADFKVGVDNVIFSVDTAQNRLLVLLVMRQQEPFLNHWSLPGTLVRQGESLEDAAYRIMAEKIRVNNLYLEQLYTFGGPKRDPREATDSYGVRYLSVSYFALVRFEEAELIANGVTGIAWYPVKEVPQLAFDHHEVLAYGHRRLRNKLEYSPVAFEVLPETFTLNDLYQLYTTVLGENFSDYSNFRSRLLKLGFLLDTGIKVSRGAGRPASLYKFDAEAFAPFKDKPLVFI
- a CDS encoding nicotinate-nucleotide adenylyltransferase yields the protein MRIALFGTSADPPTAGHQVILKWLSERYDWVAVWAADNPFKSHQTPLEHRAAMLRLLIADIDAPQQNVALEQELSSFRTLETIEKAQARWGEDTEYTLVIGSDLLGQLPRWYQVEDLLRQVQLLVVPRPGYAIDESSLEGVQNLGGKIAIASLTGLDISSTAYREHGNAEALTPPIVAYIHQEHLYKCQDITTKKFQLR